In one Oryza glaberrima chromosome 2, OglaRS2, whole genome shotgun sequence genomic region, the following are encoded:
- the LOC127764608 gene encoding probable histone acetyltransferase HAC-like 1, protein MNVGQAAHLSGQMSGQAPQTNQVGGSGVGGADGLPQQMQDVVGLGGLDTQFLLMRNTMRDKIFEYIGRKQSSTDWRRRLPELAKRLEEILYRKFLNKADYLNMMRGPVEPQLQFAIKTLSAQNQQNQQNQQMPRQMASSSGYGTMIPTPGITQSATGNSRMPYVTDNTGLPSSGATMVPQGANTGTSLPGSMSNGYQHLTTSVPLNSTTSSIPSTMGPVGIQRQVTHMIPTPGFNNQQNVPVNPDFSNGAGYFNGEPTVTSQMQQQKQFPSNQNSHQIQHIGGHSNSGMHSNMLENSSAYGLSDGHVNGGMGVHGSNMQLTNRSAASEAYINISTYGNSPKPVQQQFNQHPPQRIPTPVDISGSGNFYNTGSSALTAANNHSMGATNLPSRSRMNSMLHTNQLNMQSIQPQPQIKTEVLDQPEKMNFQSSQLTHEQLIRQQHSMQQHQMQPSSQFVQNQYHLNQQQPNSQHQQSILRSNSLKQPQLSSSHSMQLSEQGALPHTELISSQATEHADIPIYQGQYQQRSAHDNVKGGQVFGHLSSSQNFHSNASHDSQQLLPTNQQLDDSSNDVSYVLKGSQPEQMHQAQWRPQTMEKAPVTNDSSLEKQIQADLCQRTMSQDGAQQPFSSDWRLPGCTVTPADPALPKLPSGGLEQAAGNIYYFRQMKWLLLLFHAKSCLTPVGSCKFHRCFQVQELVKHFENCKRKDCSYRDCRRSRMVTEHYKACVDLQCPVCSNAKKLLQRSAELASKQKPPEPRKIAQQNTAQRIMNGVEGDIMDIDLVSDEIFDSQPSVPKRLKMQPVSPSTAEREVSMPSNAGLILQETHSELPDQNNKVGQLKMDVKIDPRPLQKPAKIGYGTDGNVPTARHNVAPGGSNEIKTHVKQEIMPIDKETSETAPEVKNEANDSTDITVSKSGKPKIKGVSMTELFTPEQIQEHINSLRLWVGQSKAKAEKNQLMGHNENENSCQLCKVEKLTFEPPPIYCSPCGARIKRNAPYYTVGTGDTRHFFCIPCYNESRGDTIEVEGQNFLKARFEKKRNDEETEEWWVQCDKCECWQHQICALFNGRRNDGGQAEYTCPNCYVEEVKRGLRMPLPQSAVLGAKDLPRTVLSDHIEDRLFKRLKQERQDRAAQERKSIEEVPGAEGLVVRVVSSVDKKLEVKPRFLEIFQEDNYPTEFPYKSKAVLLFQKIEGVEVCLFGMYVQEFGAECSYPNQRRVYLSYLDSVKYFRPEIRTVSGEALRTFVYHEILIGYLEYCKQRGFTSCYIWACPPLKGEDYILYCHPEIQKTPKSDKLREWYLSMLRKATKEEIVVELTNLYDHFFITMGECKAKVTASRLPYFDGDYWPGAAEDMINQLRQEEDDRKQQKKGKTKKIITKRALKAAGHTDLSGNASKDAMLMHKLGETIYPMKEDFIMVHLQYSCSHCCTLMVSGKRWVCHQCRSFYICDKCYDAEQQLEDRERHPSNSRDTHTLHPVDIVGLPKDTKDRDDILESEFFDTRQAFLSLCQGNHYQYDTLRRAKHSSMMVLYHLHNPTAPAFVTTCNVCCHDIETGQGWRCEVCPDFDVCNSCYQKGAVNHAHKLTNHPSAADRDAQNKEARQMRVQQLRKMLDLLVHASTCRSGSCQYPNCRKVKGLFRHGMQCKTRASGGCVLCKKMWYMLQLHARACRDSGCNVPRCRDLKEHLRRLQQQSDSRRRAAVNEMMRQRAAEVAANE, encoded by the exons atgaatgtgggacaAGCGGCGCACCTGTCCGGGCAGATGTCGGGGCAGGCGCCGCAGACTAATCAGGTTGGTGGCAGTGGCGTCGGTGGCGCTGACGGACTGCCACAGCAGATGCAGGACGTGGTGGGACTTGGGGGCCTTGATACCCAGTTTTTGTTAATGCGCAACACTATGCGCGATAAGAT ATTCGAATATATAGGAAGGAAGCAATCATCGACTGattggcggcgacggctgccAGAACTTGCTAAACGGCTCGAGGAGATCTTGTATAGAAAATTCTTAAACAAG GCCGATTACCTCAATATGATGAGGGGACCAGTTGAGCCACAATTGCAGTTTGCTATTAAGACTTTGAGTGCTCAGAaccaacaaaatcaacaaaaccaACAAATGCCAAGGCAAATGGCATCTTCCTCTGGCTATGGCACGATGATTCCAACACCGGGCATCACACAAAGTGCAACTGGAAATTCTAGAATGCCCTATGTAACTGACAACACTGGCCTTCCGTCATCTGGTGCAACCATGGTTCCTCAGGGTGCCAACACTGGTACCTCACTTCCAG GTTCAATGTCTAACGGTTACCAGCATCTAACTACCAGTGTTCCATTAAATTCAACCACAAGCAGCATCCCATCTACGATGGGTCCTGTGGGTATTCAGCGGCAAGTGACTCATATGATCCCCACTCCAGGATTTAATAATCAACAGAATGTGCCTGTGAATCCTGATTTTTCAAATGGAGCTGGATATTTCAATGGTGAGCCAACTGTGACATCACAAATGCAACAGCAGAAGCAATTTCCTAGCAACCAAAACAGTCATCAAATCCAGCATATTGGGGGGCACAGTAATTCTGGAATGCATTCAAACATGCTGGAGAATTCTTCTGCATATGGTTTATCAGATGGACATGTGAATGGTGGAATGGGTGTACATGGGTCAAACATGCAGCTAACAAACAGAAGTGCTGCATCAGAAGCATACATTAACATATCCACATATGGAAATTCACCTAAGCCTGTGCAACAACAATTCAACCAGCACCCTCCACAGAGGATACCGA CACCAGTTGATATATCTGGTTCTGGGAATTTTTACAATACTGGTTCTTCTGCTTTAACAGCAGCGAATAATCATAGCATGGGTGCTACAAATTTGCCATCTAGATCAAGAATGAATTCCATGTTGCACACAAATCAGTTAAACATGCAATCCATTCAACCGCAACCTCAGATAAAAACTGAGGTTTTGGATCAGCCAGAAAAGATGAATTTTCAATCTTCTCAGTTGACTCACGAACAACTTATCCGCCAGCAACATTCAATGCAGCAACATCAAATGCAGCCTAGTTCCCAGTTTGTGCAAAACCAGTACCATCTGAATCAACAGCAGCCTAACTCACAGCATCAGCAGTCTATACTGAGAAGCAATTCCCTTAAACAGCCCCAACTGAGTTCCAGCCATTCTATGCAATTGTCAGAACAAGGAGCTCTGCCACACACTGAGCTGATATCTTCACAAGCTACTGAACATGCTGACATTCCAATTTACCAGGGTCAATACCAGCAAAGAAGTGCTCATGATAATGTCAAAGGAGGGCAAGTGTTTGGACATCTTTCCagctctcaaaattttcattctaATGCGTCCCATGATTCTCAGCAATTGTTGCCAACTAATCAGCAGCTTGATGACAGTTCAAATGATGTAAGTTATGTCTTGAAAGGATCTCAGCCAGAGCAGATGCATCAGGCTCAATGGCGGCCTCAGACAATGGAAAAAGCTCCTGTCACTAATGATTCGTCTCTTGAGAAGCAAATACAGGCAGATTTGTGTCAGAGAACAATGTCTCAGGATGGAGCACAACAGCCATTTTCATCTGATTGGCGCCTTCCTGGTTGTACTGTGACTCCAGCTGATCCTGCATTGCCAAAGCTCCCTAGTGGAGGACTTGAACAGGCTGCTGGAAATATCTATTATTTTCGTcagatgaagtggttactttTGCTATTTCATGCAAAATCATGCTTAACTCCTGTCGGAAGTTGTAAATTCCATCGCTGTTTTCAGGTACAGGAGCTAGTAAAGCATTTTGAGAACTGTAAAAGGAAAGATTGTTCATACAGGGATTGCAGGAGGTCAAGAATGGTTACTGAACATTATAAGGCTTGTGTCGATTTGCAGTGTCCTGTATGCAGTAATGCAAAGAAACTTCTGCAGCGTTCAGCTGAACTAGCAAGCAAGCAAAAGCCCCCTGAGCCTAGAAAAATTGCTCAACAGAATACGGCTCAAAGAATCATGAATGGGGTAGAGGGTGACATAATGGACATCGACCTAGTGTCAGATGAAATCTTTGATAGTCAGCCTTCTGTTCCAAAACGCTTAAAGATGCAGCCTGTATCACCCAGTACTGCAGAGCGTGAAGTTTCTATGCCCTCCAATGCAGGGCTTATATTGCAGGAAACACATTCTGAACTGCCTGACCAGAATAACAAGGTGGGACAACTGAAAATGGATGTGAAGATTGACCCACGACCACTGCAGAAGCCTGCAAAGATTGGTTATGGTACTGATGGAAATGTGCCCACAGCGAGACATAATGTGGCACCTGGAGGCTCAAATGAGATCAAGACTCATGTCAAGCAAGAAATCATGCCAATTGACAAAGAGACAAGTGAGACTGCCCCTGAAGTTAAGAATGAAGCAAATGATTCAACAGACATCACAGTTTCTAAATCAGGGAAACCAAAGATAAAAGGTGTCTCAATGACTGAATTGTTCACCCCAGAACAAATTCAGGAACATATCAATAGTCTAAGGCTGTGGGTTGGTCAG AGTAAAGCTAAAGCTGAAAAGAATCAGTTGATGGGGCATAATGAAAATGAGAATTCATGCCAGCTCTGCAAAGTGGAAAAACTTACTTTTGAACCCCCACCAATATATTGCTCCCCTTGTGGTGCTCGGATAAAGCGAAATGCACCATACTATACCGTTGGTACTGGTGATACTCGCCATTTTTTCTGTATTCCATGCTACAATGAGTCCCGTGGTGACACTATTGAGGTTGAAGGGCAAAACTTTTTGAAGGCCAGATTCGAGAAAAAAAGGAATGACGAGGAAACTGAAGAATGG TGGGTTCAGTGTGACAAGTGTGAATGCTGGCAGCACCAGATATGTGCTCTATTTAATGGTAGAAGGAATGATGGAGGGCAAGCAGAGTACACCTGCCCAAATTGTTATGTTGAAGAGGTGAAACGTGGGTTGCGTATGCCTCTACCACAGAGTGCAGTTCTTGGGGCAAAAGATCTGCCTAGAACTGTACTAAGCGATCATATTGAAGATCGGCTTTTTAAACGGTTGAAGCAGGAGAGACAGGATAGGGCAGCTCAGGAGAGGAAAAGCATTGAGGAG GTTCCTGGAGCCGAAGGTCTTGTGGTTAGAGTTGTTTCATCAGTGGACAAGAAGCTGGAAGTAAAACCACGTTTTTTGGAAATTTTTCAAGAAGATAACTACCCGACAGAGTTCCCATACAAGTCCAAG GCTGTCCTTTTGTTCCAGAAAATAGAAGGTGTAGAAGTGTGCCTATTTGGAATGTATGTTCAAGAATTTGGTGCAGAATGCTCCTACCCGAACCAGCGTCGTGTTTATTTGTCATACCTGGATTCTGTTAAATACTTCAGGCCTGAGATTAGAACGGTGTCTGGAGAGGCGTTACGTACATTTGTTTATCATGAAATTCTG ATAGGATATCTTGAATATTGCAAGCAGCGTGGATTCACAAGCTGTTACATATGGGCGTGCCCACCTTTAAAAGGTGAAGATTACATTTTGTACTGCCATCCTGAGATTCAGAAGACTCCAAAATCCGACAAATTGAGGGAGTG GTACTTATCTATGCTTCGAAAAGCTACCAAGGAGGAGATTGTTGTTGAGCTGACAAATCTATATGACCATTTCTTCATTACTATGGGGGAGTGCAAGGCTAAAGTGACTGCTTCTCGTTTGCCTTACTTTGATGGAGATTATTGGCCAGGAGCTGCAGAAGATATGATCAATCAACTTCGTCAAGAAGAAGATGACCGGAAGCAGCAGAAGAAGGGCAAGACAAAGAAGATTATTACAAAAAGAGCTCTTAAAGCTGCTGGCCACACCGATCTCAGTGGGAATGCTTCCAAGGATGCTATGCTGATGCACAAG CTTGGGGAAACCATTTATCCAATGAAGGAAGATTTCATTATGGTTCATTTGCAGTATTCGTGTAGTCACTGTTGTACCCTTATGGTGTCTGGAAAACGTTGGGTTTGCCATCAATGCAGAAGCTTTTACATATGCGACAA GTGTTACGATGCAGAACAACAGCTTGAAGATAGGGAGAGGCACCCAAGTAACAGTAGAGACACACATACGCTCCATCCG GTTGACATTGTTGGGTTGCCCAAAGATACCAAGGATAGAGATGATATTCTGGAAAGTGAATTTTTTGACACCAGGCAGGCCTTCCTTAGTCTCTGTCAAGGAAATCATTATCAGTACGATACCCTTCGCCGTGCTAAGCACTCATCGATGATGGTGTTGTACCATCTACATAATCCAACCGCACCAGCGTTTGTCACTACATGCAACGTCTGCTGTCATGATATTGAAACTGGTCAGGGTTGGCGGTGTGAAGTCTGTCCAGATTTTGATGTATGCAATTCTTGTTACCAAAAAGGAGCAGTCAATCATGCTCACAAGTTAACAAACCATCCATCAGCTGCTGATCGTGATGCCCAAAATAAGGAAGCTCGGCAAATGCGTGTCCAGCAG CTAAGGAAGATGCTTGATCTTCTGGTACATGCCTCGACATGCCGCTCTGGCAGTTGTCAATACCCAAACTGCCGGAAAGTCAAGGGACTGTTTCGTCATGGGATGCAGTGCAAAACACGTGCTTCAGGAGGGTGTGTTCTTTGCAAGAAAATGTGGTACATGCTCCAGCTCCATGCCCGAGCTTGCAGGGACTCAGGATGCAACGTGCCGAGATGCAG GGATCTCAAGGAGCATCTTCGAAGGTTGCAACAGCAATCTGATTCTAGGAGGAGGGCTGCTGTAAATGAAATGATGAGACAGAGAGCAGCAGAAGTTGCTGCAAACGAGTAG
- the LOC127761780 gene encoding uncharacterized protein LOC127761780, which translates to MAMFARRLLAFHLRPPAHPLAAAIAAPHRRRKHDAVACRAAAGKGTSKARARDKDGSKRQQRRALEEHLKRRTRSGAAFDAGLYRLHSHAEHVPVMLGEVLAAFRRPLPLRSFVDCTLGAAGHSLAMMEAHPEMELYIGMDVDPSALEIGRSRIEAFLANRETNGDDEDASQGTLRAYTHAKNFKYIKHVLGSVDENIAVGTSGVDGILIDLGMSSMQVNRSDRGFSVLQDGPLDMRMDPKATLKAEDILNSWPDLEVGRILRDYGEESNWQSLQKRIVKARAMGGLHSTGELVKLIQRTCTSSGGRQGWIKTATRVFQALRIAVNDELRTLEDALHACFDCLATDGRLAVISFHSLEDRIVKQTFLELIHEDEIDDDEDDLVSSDIDSEDEPWFKQRVQGKNGTILTKRPISPSQEEEELNQRCRSAKLRVIQKA; encoded by the exons ATGGCGATGTTCGCGCGGCGCCTCCTCGCCTTCCACCTCCGCCCGCCCGCGcatcccctcgccgccgccattgccgctccccaccgccgccgcaagcACGACGCCGTCGCGTGCAGAGCCGCTGCGGGGAAGGGGACGAGCAAGGCCAGGGCGAGGGACAAGGACGGCAGTAAGCGGCAGCAGAGGCGGGCGCTGGAGGAGCACCTCAAGCGGCGCACGcgctccggcgccgccttcgACGCCGGCCTCTACCGGCTGCACTCCCACGCGGAGCACGTCCCCGTCATGCTCGGCGAGGTCCTCGCCGCgttccgccgccctctcccgctCCGCTCCTTCGTCGACTGCACCCTCGGCGCGGCCGGCCACTCGCTCGCC atgatggaggcacaccCGGAGATGGAACTGTACATTGGGATGGATGTCGATCCCTCTGCACTGGAGATTGGCCGGAGCCGTATCGAGGCCTTCCTTGCCAATAGGGAAACTAATGGAGATGACGAAGATGCCTCGCAGGGAACACTGCGTGCATACACTCACGCCAAGAATTTCAAGTACATCAAGCATGTTCTTGGCAGCGTGGATGAGAACATTGCTGTTGGAACGTCTGGAGTTGATGGAATCCTCATTGACCTTGGCATGTCATCCATGCAG GTGAACAGATCAGACAGGGGATTTAGCGTTCTTCAGGATGGGCCACTTGACATGCGCATGGATCCTAAG GCAACTTTGAAAGCAGAAGATATCTTGAATTCTTGGCCTGATCTTGAAGTTGGGCGTATCCTGCGTGATTATGGTGAGGAAAGCAATTGGCAGTCCCTTCAGAAGCGGATTGTTAAAGCCCGGGCTATGGGGGGTTTGCACTCGACAGGGGAGCTTGTCAAACTTATCCAAAGAACGTGTACCAGTTCAGGGG GAAGGCAAGGTTGGATTAAGACTGCAACAAGGGTGTTTCAGGCCCTAAGAATCGCAGTTAATGATGAACTCCGAACTCTAGAAGATGCACTTCATGCATGCTTTGATTGCCTAGCAACAGATGGTCGCCTTGCAGTAATCTCATTCCACAGTTTGGAGGATAGAATAGTGAAGCAGACCTTTCTGGAACTTATTCATGAAGATGAAATagatgatgatgaagacgacTTGGTGAGTTCTGACATTGATAGTGAAGATGAACCCTGGTTTAAGCAGAGAGTGCAAGGAAAGAACGGAACCATTCTAACGAAAAGACCAATATCTCCTTcacaagaggaggaagaactgAATCAGAGGTGCAGAAGTGCCAAGCTCAGAGTTATTCAGAAGGCGTGA
- the LOC127762919 gene encoding protein HIGH CHLOROPHYLL FLUORESCENCE PHENOTYPE 173, chloroplastic-like, translated as MAAMSSRCAASSSSSAFLGAPLPGGRHHQGSCGFVAAGGGAKTTVRVAAALDTEATAKAGKSSSRARRARKDGGEPGGSSSTALLAPTHPDGRGGGGVALDNVIVNPVGLGRRSRQIFDEVWRKFSRLGQMSTVASPEQEEQEGVLFRGGGPMCDFAVPGAQDTTVLVVGATSRIGRIVVRKLMLRGYNVKALVRRNDQEVIDMLPRSVDIVVGDVGDASSVQAAVSGCNKVIYCATARSTITGDLNRVDNQGVRNVTKAFQDYYNQLAQSRAGKSSKSKLSIAKFKSAKSLQGWEVNQGSYFQDIYPSRFDEGTDASFEISENGQAVFSGFVFTRGGYVEMSKRLSLPLGSTLDRYDGLLLSVGGNGRSYVIILETGPLADTSQSKKYFARMNTKVGFCRVRVPFSDFRPVNPQDPPLDPFLVHTLTIRFEPKKQRPGDSSQGASDPRNFQLIMEFIKALPTGQETDIVLVSCTGSGIEPNRREQVLKAKKAGEDALRRSGLGYTIVCPGPLQEEPGGQRALIFDQGNRISQGISCADVADICVKALHDSTARNKSFDVCYEHVSKQGDELYELVAHLPDKANNYLAPALSVLEKNT; from the exons ATGGCGGCCATGTCGTCGCGCTGTGCGGCTTCCTCGTCCTCATCCGCGTTCCTCGGAGCTCCGCTTCCCGGCGGCAGGCACCACCAGGGCTCTTGCggcttcgtcgccgccggcggcggtgctaAGACGACGGTGAGGGTTGCGGCGGCGCTCGACACGGAGGCCACGGCGAAGGCTGGCAAGTCGTCCTCccgggcgcggcgggcgaggaaggatggcggcgagcccggtggctcctcctccaccgcgctgCTTGCTCCTACCCATcccgacggccgcggcggcggcggcgtggcgctcgACAACGTGATCGTGAACCCGGTGGGGCTGGGGCGGCGGTCCCGGCAGATCTTCGACGAGGTGTGGCGCAAGTTCTCGCGGCTCGGGCAGATGTCGACGGTGGCGTCGCCGgagcaggaggagcaggagggcgTCCtcttccgcggcggcggcccgatGTGCGACTTCGCCGTCCCCGGCGCGCAGGACACcaccgtcctcgtcgtcggcgccacCAGCCGCATCGGCCGCATCGTCGTCCGCAAGCTCATGCTCCGTGGCTACAACGTCAAG gcTCTGGTCAGAAGGAATGATCAAGAAGTGATCGACATGCTTCCAAGATCTGTGGACATTGTGGTTGGTGATGTTGGCGATGCTTCTTCAGTTCAAGCTGCCGTGTCAGGTTGCAACAAGGTAATCTACTGCGCAACTGCACGGTCAACGATTACCGGTGATCTCAACAGAGTTGATAACCAAGGCGTGAGGAATGTCACCAAGGCCTTCCAG GATTACTACAATCAGTTGGCTCAGTCAAGGGCTGGTAAAAGCAGCAAGAGCAAACTGTCGATTGCCAAGTTCAAATCTGCCAAATCTCTTCAAGGATGGGAAGTGAATCAGGGATCATACTTTCAGGATATTTATCCTTCTAGATTCGATGAAGGCACCGATGCATCGTTTGAAATATCTGAAAATGGACAGGCTGTTTTCTCAG GGTTTGTTTTCACAAGAGGTGGATATGTTGAAATGTCGAAACGGCTTTCGCTCCCACTAGGTTCCACCCTAGACAG ATACGACGGCTTACTTCTATCCGTGGGTGGAAATGGAAGATCATATGTTATCATCCTTGAGACTGGTCCACTAGCTGACACCTCACAGAGCAAGAAATATTTTGCTCGGATGAACACTAAAGTAGGGTTTTGCAGG GTGAGAGTGCCGTTCTCAGATTTCAGGCCAGTGAACCCACAGGACCCTCCTCTTGACCCTTTTCTTGTGCACACATTAACCATAAGGTTTGAACCAAAAAAACAG AGACCTGGTGACTCGTCTCAAGGAGCTAGTGACCCAAGAAATTTCCAGCTTATAATGGAATTTATAAAAGCTCTACCT ACTGGTCAAGAAACAGACATTGTTTTGGTTTCATGCACAGGCTCTGGAATCGAACCTAACAGAAGAGAACAAGTCCTCAAAGCAAAGAAG GCTGGAGAGGATGCACTGAGGAGATCCGGCCTCGGATATACAATTGTATGCCCAGGTCCTCTGCAG GAAGAACCTGGCGGTCAGCGTGCTCTGATCTTTGATCAAGGGAACAGAATCTCTCAG GGTATCAGCTGTGCCGACGTAGCAGATATCTGTGTCAAGGCATTGCACGATTCAACAGCAAGAAACAAAAGCTTTGat GTGTGCTATGAACATGTCTCAAAGCAAGGGGATGAGTTGTATGAACTT GTGGCTCATTTGCCTGACAAGGCGAACAATTACCTGGCACCAGCTCTCTCTGTTCTTGAGAAGAACACCTGA